A part of Paenibacillus sp. sptzw28 genomic DNA contains:
- a CDS encoding alpha/beta hydrolase: MSATLVPMLPGGGNFAPGLLPSPEPAPQPAGKAYSSSRRKHAALAVVSAFLALVMIAVLAFHGYVAWIIAHPYVAPITSNPKLAKGLDYKDVSFPSKSGRTIVHGWYIGATTGAASVPITNANVSAGKQSGALTAAAEASGKGASGASVTAAAPAPSTRTVVFSHGYGANREETWVPMYDLAALLHRLHYNVLMFDYGYASEVNRSPATGGVEESQQLLAAVNYARSQGADQVIVWGFSMGGGTALQAALQTDSSDRIDAMILDSLFLPSMDAMYNNVRQHLDLPRFPSMPLIEWMLPFWTGIHFNQIPAQQVLHTTYSIPLFIMHGTDDSKAPIMTAEHIAEGQYNPLSREWIVQGGKHELLFQTRPKEYIQRAALFLSQVNAAWKPAVTT; the protein is encoded by the coding sequence ATGAGCGCAACACTCGTACCCATGCTGCCTGGCGGTGGAAATTTCGCGCCCGGTTTACTCCCTTCCCCCGAGCCTGCGCCGCAACCTGCGGGTAAGGCTTATAGCAGCTCGCGCCGCAAGCATGCAGCGCTTGCAGTCGTTTCCGCTTTTCTCGCACTGGTGATGATCGCCGTGCTTGCTTTCCACGGTTATGTAGCGTGGATTATCGCTCACCCTTATGTCGCCCCGATCACTTCCAACCCGAAACTCGCCAAGGGACTTGATTACAAAGATGTCTCATTCCCAAGTAAGAGCGGACGTACAATCGTTCACGGTTGGTATATCGGTGCGACAACCGGCGCCGCCAGCGTTCCGATCACTAACGCAAATGTGTCCGCCGGCAAACAGTCCGGCGCTCTCACAGCGGCCGCTGAAGCCTCCGGCAAAGGCGCTTCTGGAGCTTCAGTTACAGCAGCGGCACCGGCTCCCTCAACACGAACGGTTGTTTTCAGCCATGGCTACGGAGCAAACCGCGAAGAGACATGGGTGCCGATGTATGATCTTGCCGCTCTTCTACATCGCCTGCATTATAATGTATTGATGTTCGACTACGGTTACGCCTCCGAAGTAAACCGTTCGCCGGCAACGGGAGGCGTTGAAGAATCGCAGCAATTGCTCGCCGCCGTCAATTACGCACGCTCACAGGGGGCTGACCAGGTTATCGTCTGGGGCTTCTCCATGGGAGGGGGTACGGCACTGCAGGCTGCGCTCCAGACCGATTCGTCCGATCGAATCGATGCAATGATTCTAGACAGCTTATTTCTGCCGAGCATGGACGCCATGTATAATAACGTGAGGCAGCACCTGGATCTGCCCCGGTTCCCTTCAATGCCGCTCATCGAGTGGATGCTGCCCTTCTGGACCGGAATACATTTCAATCAAATCCCAGCGCAGCAGGTCCTTCATACCACTTACTCCATCCCGCTGTTTATCATGCACGGAACGGACGACTCCAAAGCTCCCATCATGACCGCCGAGCATATTGCAGAAGGACAATACAACCCATTGTCCCGCGAATGGATCGTACAGGGCGGCAAGCACGAGCTGCTGTTTCAAACACGGCCGAAGGAATACATTCAACGCGCCGCGTTATTCTTAAGCCAGGTTAACGCCGCTTGGAAACCGGCTGTCACGACGTAG
- the folE gene encoding GTP cyclohydrolase I FolE: MAGKKDYVNSVVSDNHAQIEYHIKQILSLIGEDVDREGLLETPARVARMYEEIFAGYDVDPRDVLGVTFDERHEELVIVKDIVYYSQCEHHMAPFFGKAHIGYIPSGKIAGLSKLARLVEAITRRLQVQERITSQIADIMDEVLSPNGVMVVVEGEHLCMCARGVKKPGSKTVTSAVRGEFRKSAALRSEFLSLLKQ, from the coding sequence TTGGCGGGAAAGAAAGATTACGTCAATTCTGTCGTTTCGGATAACCACGCACAAATAGAATATCATATTAAACAGATTTTAAGCTTGATTGGGGAAGACGTCGACCGTGAAGGATTGCTGGAAACGCCTGCGCGCGTCGCCCGCATGTATGAGGAAATATTCGCGGGCTACGATGTGGATCCGCGCGACGTACTGGGCGTAACGTTCGATGAACGGCATGAGGAGCTCGTTATCGTGAAGGACATTGTTTATTACAGCCAGTGCGAGCATCATATGGCTCCTTTTTTCGGCAAAGCGCACATCGGTTATATACCGAGCGGTAAAATCGCCGGATTAAGCAAGCTGGCGCGTCTGGTTGAAGCGATTACGCGGCGGCTGCAGGTGCAGGAGCGTATAACGTCGCAAATCGCGGACATTATGGACGAGGTGCTCAGCCCAAACGGGGTTATGGTTGTTGTAGAAGGCGAGCACCTGTGCATGTGCGCCCGCGGCGTCAAGAAGCCGGGCAGCAAGACGGTGACATCCGCGGTTCGAGGAGAGTTCCGGAAGAGCGCCGCGCTGCGCTCGGAGTTCTTGTCTTTGCTGAAGCAGTAA
- a CDS encoding YneF family protein: protein MKFQQIRFGERTMWTTIIISVVTLIVGAVGGFFAGVYYLRKQLEKMQSDPEMLQKMAKQMGYNMNKQQLQKAQHMMKNQRPGGGRK, encoded by the coding sequence ATGAAATTTCAACAGATAAGGTTTGGTGAGAGAACGATGTGGACGACCATTATAATCTCGGTTGTGACGCTCATAGTAGGCGCCGTGGGAGGTTTTTTTGCCGGGGTTTATTATTTGCGCAAGCAGCTGGAGAAAATGCAAAGCGATCCGGAGATGCTTCAAAAGATGGCGAAGCAAATGGGCTACAATATGAACAAACAGCAGCTTCAGAAAGCACAGCACATGATGAAAAATCAACGGCCGGGCGGCGGACGGAAGTAG
- a CDS encoding HD-GYP domain-containing protein produces the protein MRYIEMESVEPGHFLGKTIYATNGTVLLSAGVQLTVYMISTLKRIGVTNLYIQDALTLDIEPEEEILSEETKRALIRSMSESMDAIRSGKDFNSRSVSLAIDDLLNDVLNNREVLVQLNDIRTRDNADFVHAMNVCMISTLLGVNMNLNQNQLKELAIGALLHDLGKPASEPQDGESEPKRHTWRGFELLKAKREFSLLIAHVALQHHEHIDGSGAPRGLTGDHIHLYSRIVAVANTYDNLLQKEHDGKRLKPHIACEQMLAMSGKELDREILVQFMRVVSIYPNGVSVKLSTRETGVVVGQHRGLPGRPIVRLLERESNDAIESREIDLAKRNTVFIDQVLG, from the coding sequence ATGAGATATATAGAGATGGAGTCGGTAGAACCGGGACATTTTCTCGGCAAAACGATCTATGCGACGAACGGAACGGTGCTGCTTTCCGCAGGGGTTCAGTTAACGGTGTATATGATTAGCACGCTTAAACGTATCGGCGTTACGAATTTATATATCCAGGATGCATTGACGCTCGACATTGAGCCGGAAGAAGAAATCCTCTCCGAGGAAACCAAACGCGCACTCATCCGCAGTATGTCTGAGAGCATGGATGCCATCAGATCGGGTAAAGACTTCAATTCCCGCTCAGTCAGCTTGGCGATAGACGATCTCCTTAATGATGTTTTAAATAACCGCGAAGTACTCGTTCAACTGAATGATATCCGCACGCGTGATAACGCCGATTTCGTGCATGCAATGAATGTTTGTATGATCTCTACCCTGCTCGGAGTGAACATGAATTTGAATCAGAATCAGCTTAAGGAACTTGCGATCGGCGCCCTTTTGCACGACCTGGGAAAGCCGGCGAGCGAGCCGCAGGATGGCGAGAGTGAACCGAAAAGGCACACGTGGAGAGGGTTTGAGCTCCTGAAGGCGAAGCGGGAGTTCAGCCTGCTTATCGCGCATGTTGCCCTTCAGCATCACGAGCATATCGACGGCAGCGGTGCACCGCGGGGACTTACCGGAGACCATATTCATTTGTACTCGCGGATTGTAGCGGTAGCCAACACTTACGACAATTTGCTGCAGAAGGAGCATGACGGCAAGCGTCTGAAGCCGCACATTGCTTGCGAGCAGATGCTCGCTATGTCGGGTAAGGAGCTTGACCGTGAGATACTCGTTCAATTTATGCGCGTCGTCTCCATTTATCCAAACGGGGTATCCGTCAAGCTCTCTACACGGGAAACCGGTGTCGTTGTCGGACAACACCGCGGTCTGCCGGGACGCCCGATCGTGCGCCTGCTGGAGCGTGAAAGCAATGACGCCATCGAGAGCAGGGAGATTGATCTGGCAAAGAGAAATACGGTGTTTATCGATCAGGTTCTGGGTTGA
- a CDS encoding methylated-DNA--[protein]-cysteine S-methyltransferase produces the protein MNDIMYWSEIESPIGPLVLLATDEGLCHVDFGSYADREIPLRRWADRWYPGDGTPWIHGAEHPVISETTGQLKRYFDSQLDVFSVKLDIRGTPFQTRVWQALLDVPFGEVRSYKNIAESIGQPKAVRAVGGANNRNPIPLIVPCHRIIGASGDLVGYGGGMEIKTYLLQLERSEGKG, from the coding sequence ATGAATGATATCATGTACTGGTCGGAGATCGAATCGCCCATCGGACCGCTTGTTTTACTGGCAACGGATGAGGGGCTTTGCCATGTCGATTTCGGCAGCTATGCCGACAGGGAAATTCCGCTTCGGAGGTGGGCTGACCGCTGGTACCCGGGGGACGGTACTCCATGGATTCACGGGGCGGAGCATCCGGTCATTAGCGAAACGACCGGCCAGTTAAAGCGATATTTTGACAGCCAATTGGATGTTTTCAGCGTGAAGCTGGATATCCGGGGCACTCCGTTTCAGACGAGGGTCTGGCAGGCGCTGCTGGATGTTCCGTTCGGCGAGGTCCGCTCCTATAAGAATATTGCCGAATCGATAGGGCAGCCCAAGGCAGTACGTGCTGTCGGAGGGGCCAACAATCGGAATCCGATCCCGCTTATTGTTCCTTGCCACCGTATAATCGGGGCCTCTGGCGACCTTGTCGGCTATGGCGGCGGAATGGAGATCAAAACCTATTTGCTGCAGCTTGAACGGTCAGAGGGGAAAGGGTGA
- the queG gene encoding tRNA epoxyqueuosine(34) reductase QueG, giving the protein MKAAAADLGIDKIGVASADPFRELKQRLLRHRELGYESGFEEPDLDKRTEPALLFDDPQSIIAIAIAYPSKLQQAPKSEPGARRGILSRSAWGEDYHKVLRERLGRLEDWLRERVPDFRSESMVDTGALSDRAVAERAGIGWIGKNCAIITPEWGSWVYLGEMITNLPLPPDSPVTESCGECTACIDACPTDALVGPGQLNAQRCISFVTQTKGIVSDELMRKIGNRLYGCDTCQVVCPENRGKNWTHQPELQPDNEKAKPLLVPLLKMGNKKFKELYGASASAWRGRKPIQRNAVIALGNFKDPSAVPSLTAVLGDDPRYELRATAAWSLGRIGGPEATKALERALGGESDEAVVEAIKAALAAAGATSAAVPADGAGRAEREASRNE; this is encoded by the coding sequence ATGAAAGCTGCTGCGGCCGACCTCGGCATCGATAAAATCGGAGTCGCATCCGCCGATCCGTTCCGGGAGCTTAAACAGCGGTTGCTGCGGCACCGCGAGCTTGGGTATGAGTCCGGCTTCGAGGAGCCGGATCTGGACAAACGGACGGAACCGGCGCTCCTGTTCGACGACCCCCAATCGATTATTGCGATTGCGATCGCTTACCCGTCGAAGCTGCAGCAGGCGCCCAAGTCGGAGCCCGGGGCACGGCGCGGCATCCTTTCGCGCTCGGCTTGGGGCGAGGATTACCACAAGGTGCTGCGCGAGCGTCTCGGCAGGCTTGAAGACTGGCTGCGCGAGCGTGTGCCGGACTTCCGCTCCGAGAGCATGGTGGACACAGGCGCGCTGTCGGACCGTGCGGTCGCCGAGCGGGCCGGTATCGGCTGGATCGGTAAAAACTGCGCAATCATTACGCCGGAGTGGGGGTCCTGGGTGTACCTTGGCGAGATGATCACCAACCTTCCTCTGCCCCCGGATTCGCCGGTAACGGAGAGCTGCGGGGAATGCACGGCCTGCATCGACGCCTGTCCGACGGATGCGCTGGTCGGGCCGGGACAGCTCAATGCGCAGCGGTGTATTTCGTTTGTAACGCAAACCAAAGGCATTGTGTCGGACGAGCTGATGCGTAAAATCGGCAACAGACTCTATGGCTGCGATACTTGCCAGGTCGTATGTCCGGAGAACCGCGGCAAGAATTGGACGCATCAGCCGGAGCTTCAACCCGATAACGAGAAGGCGAAGCCGCTGCTCGTGCCGCTGCTCAAGATGGGCAATAAGAAGTTCAAGGAGCTTTATGGCGCCAGCGCCTCCGCATGGCGCGGCAGGAAGCCGATCCAGCGCAACGCCGTCATCGCGCTTGGGAATTTCAAGGATCCGAGCGCGGTGCCGTCGCTAACGGCTGTACTAGGCGATGATCCGCGCTATGAGCTGAGGGCGACCGCCGCATGGTCGCTGGGGAGAATCGGCGGTCCGGAGGCGACGAAGGCTCTTGAGCGGGCTCTCGGAGGCGAGAGCGATGAGGCTGTTGTGGAGGCGATTAAAGCGGCGCTGGCGGCTGCGGGAGCTACGAGCGCCGCTGTGCCGGCTGACGGAGCCGGCCGGGCCGAGAGGGAGGCAAGCCGTAATGAATGA
- the rnhA gene encoding ribonuclease HI, with protein sequence MKDVMIYTDGACSGNPGPGGWGAVLFYGAHRKEASGAEPATTNNRMEIRAVIEALKLLKEPCKASVYSDSAYVVNCFQQNWIRGWLKNGWKNSRNQPVENQDLWKELWSLMQKHTVTYVKVKGHSDNEWNNRCDELAREAIKRL encoded by the coding sequence TTGAAGGATGTCATGATTTATACGGACGGCGCGTGCTCGGGCAATCCGGGTCCGGGAGGCTGGGGGGCGGTATTGTTCTACGGCGCCCACCGGAAGGAAGCATCCGGCGCAGAGCCGGCTACAACGAACAACCGGATGGAGATCCGGGCTGTCATTGAAGCGCTTAAGCTGCTGAAGGAGCCGTGTAAAGCGTCGGTATACAGCGATTCGGCTTATGTAGTGAACTGCTTTCAGCAGAACTGGATTCGCGGCTGGCTTAAGAACGGCTGGAAAAACAGCCGCAATCAGCCGGTGGAGAACCAGGACCTCTGGAAGGAGCTGTGGTCGCTCATGCAGAAGCACACGGTAACCTACGTAAAGGTGAAAGGGCACAGCGACAACGAGTGGAACAACCGCTGCGACGAGCTTGCGCGCGAGGCGATTAAACGGTTGTAG
- the lepB gene encoding signal peptidase I, with translation MDNHPDSLQGTEPASFEPRKRSHAAVKSSIRKTGKPEKRTGKKSDWRKELWDWLRTLVIAVTVVLLLHFFVFNLSTVEGHSMEPTLYEKEWLFINKYSYRFESPERGDIIILEDPSEEHDQKEYLVKRVIGVPGDTIEIRGGQLYRNGELVVERYTDTEIEDLDYGPVKVGPDHYFVMGDNRHARASRDSRSFGTVPRDLIRGRADFILWPIANLNAL, from the coding sequence ATGGATAATCATCCGGATTCGCTCCAAGGAACTGAGCCTGCCTCATTCGAGCCGCGCAAGCGCTCACATGCGGCGGTTAAATCGAGTATTCGGAAGACCGGGAAGCCGGAGAAAAGAACGGGGAAGAAATCGGATTGGCGTAAGGAATTGTGGGACTGGCTAAGGACTCTCGTCATTGCAGTCACTGTAGTATTGCTTCTTCATTTTTTCGTGTTCAACTTGTCGACCGTTGAAGGACATTCGATGGAACCCACGTTATACGAGAAGGAATGGCTCTTTATCAATAAATACTCATATCGGTTCGAATCGCCTGAACGGGGAGATATTATAATTTTGGAAGACCCTTCGGAAGAGCATGATCAGAAGGAATATCTGGTAAAACGTGTGATCGGCGTTCCGGGCGATACGATTGAGATTCGCGGCGGTCAGCTGTACCGTAACGGAGAGCTCGTTGTGGAGCGATACACCGACACGGAGATAGAAGACTTGGATTATGGGCCGGTTAAAGTCGGGCCTGATCATTATTTTGTAATGGGCGACAACCGTCACGCCCGGGCGAGCAGAGACAGCCGCTCGTTCGGTACCGTGCCGCGGGATCTTATCCGGGGACGGGCTGATTTTATATTGTGGCCGATTGCTAATTTGAATGCGCTGTAA
- a CDS encoding DUF402 domain-containing protein, translated as METYRPSVIKSFKHNGHLHRMWLENWHVPSELLSAAHKAESMLVFINRQTPIHEADGKQWISRVPAVSFFIPGQWYNVVGLIEENGVRYYCNVASPPYFQNSILTYIDYDLDVIVTKGGPALIVDQEEYEIHKAAYHYSAEVKRKVAEGLKSLMVRIESGQAPFDDEQVNAYYEAWHKQTGEV; from the coding sequence ATGGAAACGTATCGTCCGAGTGTAATTAAGAGCTTCAAACATAACGGCCATCTGCACCGGATGTGGCTGGAAAATTGGCATGTTCCAAGCGAACTGCTCTCGGCGGCTCATAAGGCGGAGTCGATGCTTGTGTTCATCAACCGGCAAACACCTATCCATGAGGCCGACGGCAAGCAGTGGATCAGCCGTGTACCGGCTGTTTCCTTCTTTATTCCAGGGCAGTGGTATAATGTTGTGGGACTGATTGAAGAGAACGGCGTGCGTTATTATTGTAATGTCGCATCCCCGCCTTACTTTCAAAACAGCATTCTTACGTATATCGATTACGATCTGGATGTTATTGTGACCAAGGGCGGACCGGCGCTAATCGTGGATCAGGAAGAGTATGAAATTCATAAAGCCGCCTATCATTATTCGGCTGAAGTGAAACGCAAGGTGGCGGAAGGGCTCAAGTCGTTAATGGTGCGAATTGAAAGCGGACAAGCACCGTTCGATGATGAACAGGTTAACGCTTATTACGAGGCATGGCACAAACAGACAGGCGAGGTGTAA
- a CDS encoding GNAT family N-acetyltransferase — protein MDVRSFQLSDYQPVIQLLETVLSAECYEQTMEAFARQLSWDSELVLVASVDNEIAGIVIGTIDNNKGYYYRIAVHPEFQRQGIGKSLIGCLKQRFEQRNVQKILVTMDEHNEPILSLYESLGYATTDFFRSFQKLSIVAG, from the coding sequence ATGGACGTTCGTTCTTTCCAATTGTCCGATTACCAGCCTGTGATCCAACTGCTAGAAACCGTTTTGTCGGCCGAATGCTACGAGCAAACTATGGAAGCCTTTGCCCGTCAGCTATCATGGGACAGTGAATTGGTACTTGTGGCCTCTGTTGATAATGAGATTGCCGGGATCGTAATCGGTACAATCGACAACAACAAGGGTTACTATTACCGTATTGCCGTTCATCCAGAATTTCAGCGTCAAGGTATTGGCAAGTCATTGATCGGCTGCCTCAAGCAGCGTTTTGAGCAGCGGAATGTGCAGAAAATTTTGGTTACGATGGACGAGCATAACGAACCGATTCTATCGCTTTATGAATCGCTTGGCTATGCGACGACGGATTTCTTCCGCTCGTTTCAGAAGCTGAGCATCGTCGCAGGCTAA
- a CDS encoding glycosyltransferase family 2 protein, with amino-acid sequence MHTNMEMLMPMSMPHLVSVIIPTYNAGPLFGELLLKLQRQTLAPYEIIVVDSSSTDGTADAAKRAGARVFTVLQSEFDHGGTRNYAAGLARGDVFVFMTQDALPSDDRMLEELVKPFADEKTSCVYGRQLPRPDANILERLSRGFNYPEHSMKKDKSDIPRMGVKTFFCSNVCAAYRKEVFYEAGRFPEPVIFNEDLFFAAKCILQGYSVAYAAEARVIHSHDYTLKQQFRRFFDNGVSMRNNEWVFQYSAVGREGSRLLRAQLSALYEERKWLWTVRLIAESAAKFLGYQLGTRYRSLPAALCIRLSMHRKIWDKLGPYGQAKATSMKL; translated from the coding sequence ATGCATACTAATATGGAAATGCTAATGCCGATGTCGATGCCGCACCTTGTTTCGGTCATTATTCCGACCTATAATGCAGGACCCTTATTCGGGGAGCTTCTGCTGAAGCTTCAGCGCCAGACGCTGGCGCCTTATGAAATCATCGTAGTTGACTCTTCTTCGACCGACGGTACAGCCGATGCTGCCAAACGTGCGGGAGCTCGGGTATTTACCGTACTGCAAAGCGAATTCGACCATGGAGGTACCCGGAACTATGCAGCCGGCTTGGCACGGGGCGATGTCTTCGTCTTTATGACGCAGGATGCTTTACCTTCTGACGACAGGATGCTGGAGGAACTGGTGAAGCCATTCGCAGACGAGAAGACGTCTTGCGTTTACGGAAGGCAGCTTCCGAGACCCGATGCGAATATATTGGAGCGTCTTTCCCGCGGCTTTAATTATCCGGAGCATTCAATGAAGAAAGATAAGTCCGACATCCCGCGGATGGGCGTCAAGACATTCTTCTGCTCCAACGTATGCGCGGCTTACCGCAAGGAAGTATTTTACGAGGCGGGTCGCTTTCCTGAACCGGTAATCTTCAATGAGGATTTGTTTTTCGCGGCAAAATGCATTCTCCAAGGCTACAGCGTCGCTTATGCGGCGGAAGCGCGGGTTATTCATTCGCATGATTACACCCTGAAGCAGCAGTTCCGGAGATTTTTCGACAACGGGGTATCCATGCGGAACAATGAATGGGTGTTTCAATATTCGGCAGTAGGCAGAGAAGGGTCCCGCTTGCTGCGGGCGCAGCTGTCTGCTCTGTATGAAGAGCGCAAATGGCTGTGGACGGTGAGACTGATCGCCGAATCGGCTGCCAAGTTTCTAGGATATCAGCTTGGTACAAGGTACCGGAGTCTGCCGGCAGCGCTCTGTATACGACTCAGTATGCACCGGAAGATTTGGGACAAGCTGGGCCCGTATGGACAGGCAAAAGCAACTTCGATGAAGCTATAA
- a CDS encoding undecaprenyl-phosphate glucose phosphotransferase, whose product MIRQNQRFLTQIYVLADLLCTLLMFLAAYWLKFTSGLMTHYNTLPFNNYLLWGTVYSFAAVLIGFYVRFYAPRRRKSFSFDILKIFQVHGLSFLGLLSLLFIAKEVHISREFLAIFIATNISGMIAYRYALKIILFNLRRKGFNKRYVLILGAGAVGRSFYDSLMQHPELGYEVIGFLDDYQSGHADAHSHMKPILGTMDDLDNILDKFMIDEVIIALPLKAHKKYAFIIDKCEKTGVKTLIIPDFFDLLPARPFFDNFAGMPLINVRDVPLDELSNRLLKRAFDIIFSLIAIIITSPVMLFVYIGIKLTSPGPVLFKQERMGLDRRNFNMFKFRSMHVSDPGTADTQWTTQNDPRRTRFGTFIRKTSLDELPQFFNVLAGHMSVVGPRPERPFFVEQFKEEIPKYMIKHHIRPGITGWAQTNGLRGDTSIHERIMHDLFYIENWTFFFDLKIIVKTVTKGLINKNAY is encoded by the coding sequence ATGATCCGACAAAATCAACGGTTTCTAACCCAGATATATGTGCTTGCGGATCTGCTGTGTACCCTGCTCATGTTCCTGGCGGCATATTGGCTGAAATTCACCAGCGGCTTGATGACGCATTACAATACGCTGCCGTTCAATAACTATCTTCTCTGGGGCACGGTTTATTCTTTCGCCGCGGTATTGATCGGTTTCTATGTCCGCTTCTACGCGCCAAGACGAAGAAAGAGCTTCTCCTTCGACATTTTGAAAATCTTCCAGGTGCACGGACTCAGCTTCCTCGGCTTGCTGAGCCTGCTCTTCATTGCCAAAGAAGTACATATATCACGGGAGTTTCTGGCGATATTTATCGCGACTAACATTTCCGGCATGATCGCTTACCGGTATGCGCTTAAGATTATCCTCTTCAATCTCCGCCGCAAAGGCTTCAATAAGCGTTATGTTCTTATACTGGGCGCCGGTGCGGTGGGCCGCAGCTTCTACGACAGCCTCATGCAGCATCCGGAGCTGGGCTACGAGGTGATCGGCTTTCTTGACGATTATCAGAGCGGCCATGCCGATGCGCACAGCCACATGAAGCCCATTCTTGGAACGATGGACGACCTGGATAATATTCTCGACAAGTTCATGATAGACGAGGTTATTATTGCGCTGCCTTTGAAAGCGCACAAGAAATATGCCTTCATTATCGATAAATGCGAGAAAACAGGCGTAAAAACGCTAATTATACCCGACTTCTTCGACCTGCTTCCGGCACGGCCTTTCTTCGATAATTTTGCAGGTATGCCGCTTATTAATGTCAGGGACGTTCCCCTTGATGAGTTGAGCAACAGGCTGCTCAAACGGGCGTTTGATATTATTTTTTCGCTTATAGCAATCATAATAACCTCACCAGTTATGCTCTTTGTCTATATCGGCATCAAGCTTACTTCTCCGGGACCTGTCTTGTTCAAGCAGGAGAGAATGGGTCTTGACCGCCGTAACTTCAACATGTTCAAGTTCCGTTCGATGCACGTGTCCGATCCGGGTACGGCCGATACGCAGTGGACGACCCAGAACGATCCGCGGCGTACGCGGTTCGGGACGTTCATTCGTAAGACGAGCCTGGATGAGCTGCCGCAATTTTTCAATGTTCTTGCCGGACATATGAGTGTGGTGGGTCCGCGCCCGGAGCGCCCGTTCTTCGTCGAACAGTTCAAAGAGGAAATTCCGAAATACATGATCAAACACCATATCCGTCCGGGCATCACCGGTTGGGCGCAAACGAACGGTCTACGCGGCGATACATCGATCCACGAGCGGATTATGCACGATCTCTTCTATATTGAGAATTGGACCTTCTTCTTCGATTTGAAGATTATCGTCAAGACGGTTACGAAGGGTCTTATCAATAAAAATGCATACTAA
- a CDS encoding glycosyltransferase family 2 protein, which yields MNRRATASVCIVTYNSESDIERCIQAVLRQSHPPERIVVVDNASSDHTCEVVRRFGPPVQLVENRDNVGFAPGQNQAIGLTNSDYVLVLNPDVELAPDYLSILIHWMESHPEFGSATGQLVLASNPGIIDSTGIDMGHTRRAWDCGSGEPVSSWGESGETFGVSGAACVYARRMIEDVSLDRQFYDESYFAYKEDVDVAWRARLLGWKSYYLAEAKALHERGWKYEGRSSRKQIPLFLRRHSYQNRIYTIIKNEPGGWRMLLSIPRLIALEIAQIGYITLFEPGLLKCWLAIVQSLPRLLRQRAILQRRIKERKVKL from the coding sequence ATGAACCGACGGGCGACTGCTAGCGTCTGCATCGTGACCTACAATAGTGAATCCGATATTGAGCGATGCATTCAAGCGGTACTGAGGCAGTCGCATCCGCCCGAGCGCATTGTCGTCGTCGATAATGCTTCATCAGATCATACCTGCGAAGTAGTGCGCCGCTTTGGGCCACCGGTCCAGCTCGTCGAGAATCGCGACAATGTCGGCTTTGCACCTGGGCAGAATCAAGCAATCGGACTTACGAATTCCGATTACGTGCTTGTCTTAAATCCGGATGTCGAGCTTGCACCTGACTACTTGTCAATCCTTATCCACTGGATGGAGAGCCATCCCGAGTTCGGCAGTGCGACCGGACAGCTGGTTCTGGCCTCCAATCCCGGTATTATTGACAGCACGGGCATCGATATGGGGCACACGCGCAGGGCATGGGACTGCGGGTCCGGAGAGCCGGTTTCGAGCTGGGGTGAATCCGGTGAAACATTTGGTGTATCCGGCGCGGCATGCGTTTATGCACGCAGAATGATTGAAGACGTCAGCCTGGATAGACAGTTCTATGATGAGTCCTATTTTGCATACAAAGAAGATGTTGACGTCGCTTGGCGAGCTCGGCTGCTCGGTTGGAAGTCATATTATCTGGCCGAAGCCAAAGCGCTCCACGAACGAGGCTGGAAGTATGAGGGACGCAGCAGCCGCAAACAAATTCCTTTGTTTCTGAGGCGCCATTCGTACCAAAACCGAATCTATACCATTATTAAAAATGAACCCGGTGGCTGGAGGATGCTTCTGTCTATTCCCCGGCTGATTGCGCTGGAAATCGCGCAAATCGGATACATAACGCTGTTCGAGCCCGGTTTATTGAAATGCTGGCTGGCAATCGTCCAATCACTGCCCCGGTTATTGAGACAGAGAGCAATTTTGCAACGCCGGATAAAAGAAAGAAAAGTAAAACTCTAG